Proteins co-encoded in one Haladaptatus sp. ZSTT2 genomic window:
- a CDS encoding HEAT repeat domain-containing protein — MSNGDEEPETPAEDAPAVTPESFEERLTEAEESLDAAETESDLDDVEATLDAIEADLEAADLPEPEDDEDDPREELESTLSDLRDALEDARGPYAEDVVSDIEEAKTKIEDGEWTEQGEDEVVEATESYADAMGEILDASFSVKSPSHFDVLSTLDDIAEAVSSAGLDADEDAETIAALVEATEAFKQDLADAQEWDDLTVVEKLDAQGFYDVLTPKNRKDYPPELTAVRIYEQGNNPEMILLALDMLESNFMQERCIEALKRLGSPEAYEAMLGPAQKRKKPQIEVLGKIGNPDALDTLLEYVEADNDPQLQKVTMKALGEIGDEEATQVIANNLVAENEGVRSQAARALGLLGDTRAVSPLGDVLDDDESDNVRASAAWALNQIGTEAALEEVARYNEDKSYIVQVEAEKADDALAVQSEPAA; from the coding sequence ATGAGCAACGGGGACGAGGAACCAGAGACCCCCGCGGAGGACGCACCCGCCGTAACACCCGAGTCGTTCGAGGAACGCCTCACCGAGGCCGAAGAATCCCTCGACGCGGCCGAAACCGAGTCGGACTTAGACGACGTCGAGGCGACGCTCGACGCCATCGAAGCCGACCTCGAAGCCGCAGACCTCCCAGAACCGGAGGACGACGAGGACGACCCCCGCGAGGAACTGGAATCGACACTGAGCGACCTGCGCGACGCGCTCGAAGACGCTCGCGGCCCGTACGCAGAAGACGTCGTGAGCGACATCGAAGAGGCAAAGACCAAAATCGAAGACGGCGAGTGGACCGAGCAAGGTGAAGACGAAGTCGTCGAAGCCACCGAGTCCTACGCCGACGCGATGGGCGAGATTCTCGACGCCTCCTTTAGCGTCAAAAGCCCCTCGCACTTCGACGTGCTCAGCACGCTCGACGACATCGCGGAAGCCGTTTCGAGCGCTGGCCTCGACGCAGATGAGGACGCAGAGACCATCGCCGCGCTCGTCGAAGCGACCGAGGCGTTCAAACAGGACTTAGCGGACGCCCAAGAGTGGGACGACCTCACCGTCGTCGAAAAGCTCGATGCACAGGGCTTCTACGACGTTCTCACGCCGAAAAACCGCAAAGACTACCCGCCGGAACTCACCGCGGTCCGCATCTACGAGCAGGGGAACAACCCGGAGATGATTCTCCTCGCGCTCGACATGCTCGAATCGAACTTCATGCAGGAACGGTGCATCGAGGCGCTAAAGCGCCTGGGCTCGCCGGAGGCCTACGAGGCCATGCTCGGCCCGGCCCAGAAGCGCAAGAAGCCACAGATTGAGGTGCTCGGGAAGATTGGCAACCCAGACGCCCTCGACACGCTGCTCGAGTACGTCGAAGCCGACAACGACCCGCAGCTCCAGAAGGTCACGATGAAGGCGCTTGGCGAGATTGGCGACGAAGAAGCCACCCAGGTCATCGCCAACAACCTCGTCGCTGAGAACGAAGGCGTCCGCAGTCAGGCCGCCCGCGCGCTCGGCCTGCTCGGAGACACTCGTGCCGTCTCCCCGCTCGGCGACGTGCTCGACGACGACGAATCGGACAACGTCCGCGCGAGTGCCGCGTGGGCGCTCAACCAGATTGGAACGGAAGCCGCCTTAGAGGAAGTCGCCCGCTACAACGAAGACAAGTCCTACATCGTGCAGGTCGAAGCCGAGAAGGCGGACGACGCGCTCGCAGTCCAGAGCGAACCCGCGGCCTAA
- a CDS encoding protein sorting system archaetidylserine synthase (This PssA-like phosphatidyltransferase, along with a PssD-like decarboxylase, is required in Haloarchaea for the archaeosortase ArtA to replace the PGF-CTERM sorting signal with a C-terminal lipid anchor.), translating to MQPRFVGRLGLADVVTVSNAALGFLAAAVAMVDPALAARLILLAAVADGLDGVIARKMGGTPVGDYLDSLADVASFGVAPALFVVSVANAQWGLVLGDLSPRGIAALALPALFVAAAVIRLGLYTAYDVAKNTTEGVQSTLAGTILAVVYLAGFQHATLLVALAGLFAYLMVTTIQYPELYARDAIAMGVIQALAILAPLTLDRIFPKALLVAAVAYLVLAPRFYWR from the coding sequence ATGCAGCCCCGTTTCGTCGGGCGGTTGGGTCTCGCAGACGTGGTCACGGTTTCCAACGCGGCGCTCGGCTTTCTCGCCGCGGCCGTGGCGATGGTAGACCCCGCACTCGCCGCGCGACTGATACTGCTCGCCGCCGTTGCCGACGGCTTAGACGGCGTTATCGCCCGCAAGATGGGCGGAACACCTGTCGGTGACTATCTCGACTCGCTCGCGGACGTGGCCTCCTTTGGCGTCGCACCCGCACTGTTCGTCGTGAGCGTCGCCAACGCCCAGTGGGGGCTCGTCCTCGGTGACCTCTCGCCACGAGGTATCGCCGCACTCGCCCTTCCCGCACTGTTCGTCGCCGCCGCGGTCATCCGCCTCGGCCTCTACACCGCCTACGACGTGGCTAAAAACACCACCGAAGGCGTCCAATCGACGCTTGCCGGGACGATTCTCGCAGTCGTGTATCTCGCGGGCTTCCAGCACGCGACGCTGCTCGTCGCGCTCGCGGGGCTGTTCGCCTACCTGATGGTGACGACGATTCAGTATCCGGAACTGTACGCCCGTGACGCGATTGCGATGGGTGTGATTCAGGCACTCGCCATTCTTGCCCCCCTCACACTCGACCGCATTTTCCCGAAAGCCCTGTTGGTGGCCGCGGTGGCCTACCTCGTGTTGGCCCCGCGCTTTTACTGGCGATAA
- a CDS encoding cupredoxin domain-containing protein, producing the protein MHRRAFLSTAATALTLSVAGCTSSGQPDENTDFDIGMSANRFEHPNDPYEVPVGEPIVWKNTGGRTHTVTAYDADIPEGAAYFASGAFESEQEARDAWMGDLGGSIAPGETFEYTPEVPGEYTYFCVPHEPGGMIATFVVTE; encoded by the coding sequence ATGCACCGGCGTGCGTTCCTCTCAACCGCCGCAACCGCACTGACCCTTTCTGTGGCTGGCTGTACGAGTTCGGGCCAGCCAGACGAGAACACTGACTTCGACATCGGTATGTCAGCAAACCGGTTTGAGCACCCGAACGACCCCTACGAGGTGCCCGTGGGCGAGCCAATTGTGTGGAAGAACACCGGTGGGCGGACCCACACCGTGACGGCCTACGATGCCGACATTCCCGAGGGCGCAGCCTACTTCGCCTCCGGCGCCTTCGAGTCAGAGCAGGAAGCTCGCGACGCGTGGATGGGCGACCTCGGCGGCTCGATTGCACCGGGCGAAACCTTCGAGTACACCCCGGAAGTGCCGGGCGAGTACACCTACTTCTGTGTCCCCCACGAACCCGGCGGCATGATTGCGACGTTCGTCGTCACTGAGTAA
- a CDS encoding 30S ribosomal protein S3ae yields the protein MSERSVSRRKQQKRWYKVLAPEQFDRAELGQTPADEPEKVYDRTIETTLGELTNDASKNNTKLTFKVNDVGSDAAYTEFVKHELTRDYLRSLVRRGASKIDANITAITKDGYRVEIQPLALTTKRADHSQEHAIRKQMITMVEETIEDHTYEQIVDSIVDGRISSAIYAEAKTIYPLRRVEIQKFTLEAHPDEVEAEEEASVSVDEDDVAEEVAADDDEETEE from the coding sequence ATGAGTGAACGATCCGTTTCTCGACGAAAACAGCAGAAGCGTTGGTACAAGGTGCTCGCACCTGAGCAGTTCGACCGCGCAGAGCTCGGTCAGACGCCTGCTGACGAACCCGAGAAGGTCTACGACCGAACCATCGAAACGACGCTTGGCGAACTTACGAACGACGCCAGCAAGAACAACACCAAACTCACCTTCAAGGTGAACGACGTCGGCAGCGACGCCGCGTACACCGAGTTCGTCAAACACGAACTCACCCGTGACTACCTGCGCAGCCTCGTCCGCCGCGGTGCCTCGAAAATCGACGCGAACATCACGGCCATCACGAAAGATGGCTACCGCGTCGAGATTCAGCCACTCGCGCTCACGACCAAGCGCGCAGACCACAGTCAGGAACACGCAATCCGCAAGCAGATGATCACGATGGTCGAAGAGACCATCGAGGACCACACCTACGAGCAGATTGTCGACAGCATCGTAGACGGTCGCATCTCCTCTGCAATCTACGCAGAGGCGAAGACCATCTACCCACTGCGCCGCGTCGAAATCCAGAAGTTCACCCTCGAAGCCCACCCAGACGAGGTTGAGGCCGAGGAAGAAGCCTCTGTCAGCGTTGACGAAGACGACGTTGCAGAAGAAGTCGCAGCGGACGACGACGAAGAAACCGAAGAGTAA
- a CDS encoding KEOPS complex subunit Pcc1 gives MKRATIRTTHEHAAQVAAALAPDNTPEMRMTVTDDTIEMTVERETTGGLQSTVDDYVVNLTVAAQLTNNPKTESNNE, from the coding sequence ATGAAGCGCGCTACCATCCGGACGACGCACGAGCACGCCGCACAGGTTGCGGCGGCGCTCGCGCCGGACAACACGCCAGAGATGCGCATGACGGTCACCGATGATACCATCGAGATGACCGTCGAGCGCGAGACAACCGGCGGCCTGCAGTCGACCGTTGACGACTACGTGGTGAACCTCACGGTGGCAGCACAGCTTACGAACAACCCGAAAACAGAATCCAACAATGAGTGA
- a CDS encoding exonuclease RecJ: MSATGRTGPDAPDASEIAALCRDADFVRFVAHADGDALAATGLIARALSDAGVPFQASVARSGNLARPDNTDDVTTLLVGGTHPSYDGAIAASTEPASVLAEAAARELAADPDPVLALAGVVAAEGHPSEYAEVLDRAQSRDLVTQRPGVGIPTADLANGLAHTTLAHASFSGNEGAVTASLADLELPVDLDTRAQRRLASLLALETVSADGATPRAAEAVERALHPHATDGPFTTVEGFADVLDVVAREAPGTALALALGHDVKTPALDAWRAHAKRAHTALRGATTGRYDGLFVARIESAEGEPAPVRTTARLLRDFRSPEPVALVVSEGKAAACATEEQGQIGEQMATAATAVSGTGGGRDRQGYAEFEADVSASEFVTAFREAQ, encoded by the coding sequence ATGTCCGCAACCGGTCGCACTGGACCAGACGCCCCCGACGCGAGTGAAATCGCTGCTCTCTGCCGCGACGCCGACTTTGTTCGGTTCGTCGCCCACGCAGACGGTGATGCGCTCGCCGCGACGGGCCTCATCGCCCGCGCGTTGAGCGATGCGGGCGTCCCATTCCAAGCGAGCGTCGCCCGCTCTGGGAACCTCGCGCGACCGGACAACACGGACGACGTCACCACACTCCTCGTCGGCGGGACTCACCCGTCGTACGACGGTGCCATCGCCGCCAGCACGGAGCCAGCAAGCGTTCTTGCAGAGGCCGCGGCCCGCGAACTCGCTGCAGATCCCGACCCGGTACTCGCCCTCGCGGGCGTCGTCGCCGCAGAGGGACATCCAAGCGAGTATGCGGAGGTCCTCGATCGCGCACAGTCGCGCGACCTCGTGACCCAGCGACCCGGCGTCGGAATTCCGACCGCCGACCTCGCAAACGGCCTCGCACACACGACGCTCGCTCACGCCTCGTTCTCCGGGAACGAAGGAGCCGTGACCGCGTCGCTTGCTGACCTTGAGTTACCTGTTGACCTCGACACGCGCGCACAGCGACGCCTCGCCTCGTTGCTCGCCCTCGAAACCGTCTCGGCTGACGGGGCGACGCCACGAGCCGCAGAGGCAGTCGAACGCGCGCTGCACCCCCACGCGACCGATGGCCCGTTTACCACGGTCGAGGGGTTCGCAGACGTCCTCGATGTGGTCGCCCGCGAAGCGCCCGGCACGGCGCTCGCGCTCGCTCTCGGACACGATGTGAAAACGCCCGCCTTGGACGCGTGGCGCGCCCACGCAAAACGGGCGCACACCGCACTTCGCGGGGCGACGACTGGCCGGTACGACGGCTTGTTCGTTGCACGCATCGAATCCGCAGAGGGTGAGCCGGCACCCGTCCGCACGACGGCCCGCCTGCTTCGGGACTTCCGCTCGCCGGAACCCGTGGCGCTGGTCGTCTCGGAAGGGAAAGCCGCCGCGTGCGCGACCGAAGAACAGGGACAGATTGGCGAACAGATGGCAACCGCCGCGACCGCCGTCTCCGGAACCGGCGGCGGCCGCGACAGACAGGGCTACGCCGAGTTCGAAGCCGACGTGTCGGCTTCGGAGTTCGTCACGGCGTTCCGGGAGGCACAATGA
- a CDS encoding 30S ribosomal protein S15 — protein MARMHTRRRGSSKSDRPVADEPPEWSDVDADAVEERVVELAEQGHTPAVIGLKLRDEGVQGTPVPNVKLATGKKVTEILDENDATSDLPEDLRNLMERAVRLRDHMEENPNDHQNKRALQNTESKVRRLVSYYRGNKLAADFKYEYEDAKEILA, from the coding sequence ATGGCACGAATGCACACTCGACGCCGCGGCTCGTCCAAATCGGACCGACCCGTGGCTGACGAACCACCGGAGTGGAGCGACGTCGACGCAGACGCAGTCGAAGAACGCGTCGTCGAACTTGCAGAACAGGGTCACACCCCAGCCGTCATCGGACTCAAACTCCGTGACGAGGGCGTTCAGGGCACGCCTGTCCCGAACGTCAAGCTGGCGACGGGCAAGAAGGTCACCGAAATTCTCGACGAGAATGACGCAACCAGTGACCTCCCCGAAGACCTCCGTAACCTCATGGAGCGCGCCGTGCGCCTCCGTGACCACATGGAGGAGAACCCGAACGACCACCAGAACAAGCGCGCGCTCCAGAACACCGAATCGAAAGTACGCCGACTGGTCTCGTACTACCGCGGCAACAAGCTTGCGGCGGACTTCAAGTACGAGTACGAAGACGCCAAAGAGATTCTCGCGTAA
- a CDS encoding ArnT family glycosyltransferase: MYFVEQELHVGDFTRIIQDLNKHSHLLTAILTASLGSFLVLLIWYQTLFLPIRIPRDTGAFLTIANGILQGSLPYANLVDHKPPGIYYTIAAALAIEKSIYPARLLLYLTNAATAVLIVLVGRRLSSLHAGLLAGSLYLACLTAYQGLWILTEQFVALWSMATLLTATYADRGQSRIYFIIGLTAGIACAYKQTALLTVIGVLGYFVLCQEKRRNLAYILLGISVPGLLIAIFFLAQDAFDDLLFWTVVVNKSYSGNSLQTAFEIIHLQINPVSLVWIGAVGGLLVSYWKRDGFGRSITGILFVLSLLPLLLRQYGHYFIQPLPFAVLLTALFLDDIAHFLNQVTSYKVATPWTRTCVILIFLILFTPTLIGVTNAHHQATGFSLDDQQAIASDINRLSHGSENLLVVTAEPQYYFLSGRQPLGENVYYLPINRNNSFTSGSVIQELETEQPPVVVLRGCDRSPRICDAVMKEYKQKATYNRGISIWVRT, encoded by the coding sequence GTGTATTTTGTTGAACAAGAACTTCACGTGGGCGACTTTACAAGAATCATACAAGATCTCAACAAACACTCACACCTCCTTACAGCCATATTAACCGCCAGTCTTGGCAGCTTTCTTGTCCTCTTGATTTGGTATCAAACACTGTTTCTTCCAATTAGAATACCACGCGATACTGGGGCCTTTCTCACAATCGCAAACGGCATCTTACAAGGATCCCTCCCATACGCTAATCTCGTTGATCACAAACCCCCAGGAATTTACTACACGATTGCTGCTGCGTTGGCTATTGAAAAATCAATTTATCCGGCTCGACTCCTCCTATATCTGACAAATGCTGCAACAGCAGTGCTTATTGTGCTGGTAGGCAGACGTCTTTCCTCACTCCACGCCGGATTACTTGCCGGTTCATTATATCTCGCTTGCCTAACCGCATATCAAGGTCTCTGGATACTCACCGAACAATTTGTTGCACTTTGGTCAATGGCAACACTCCTGACAGCCACCTACGCAGACCGTGGTCAGTCACGTATCTATTTCATTATTGGTCTAACCGCTGGGATTGCATGTGCATACAAACAAACCGCACTGTTAACTGTTATTGGAGTTCTCGGATATTTCGTTCTTTGTCAAGAAAAACGTCGAAATTTAGCATATATACTCCTCGGAATCTCTGTCCCGGGACTTCTCATCGCAATTTTTTTCTTAGCTCAAGATGCATTTGACGACTTGCTGTTTTGGACAGTTGTAGTGAATAAATCGTATTCAGGAAACTCTCTTCAGACAGCCTTTGAAATCATCCATTTACAAATTAACCCTGTTTCGCTAGTGTGGATCGGAGCTGTTGGTGGGCTCCTCGTAAGTTATTGGAAACGAGATGGGTTCGGGCGTTCGATCACTGGAATACTCTTCGTACTTTCACTCCTCCCTCTCCTCCTTCGACAGTATGGACATTATTTCATCCAGCCACTCCCATTCGCAGTTCTTCTTACAGCACTGTTCCTGGACGATATTGCACATTTTCTCAACCAAGTTACCAGCTATAAAGTCGCCACACCATGGACGAGAACCTGTGTTATTCTTATATTCTTGATTCTATTCACTCCAACTCTGATTGGGGTAACAAATGCTCACCACCAAGCTACTGGCTTCAGTCTAGATGACCAACAAGCAATTGCATCAGACATTAATAGATTATCTCATGGTAGCGAGAATTTACTCGTTGTGACTGCTGAGCCACAATATTACTTCCTGAGCGGTCGGCAACCATTGGGGGAAAATGTATACTACCTTCCAATAAATCGGAATAATTCATTTACGTCTGGAAGCGTAATCCAGGAGCTTGAGACGGAGCAACCCCCTGTGGTTGTTCTCCGAGGGTGTGATCGCTCTCCAAGAATTTGTGACGCTGTTATGAAGGAATACAAGCAGAAAGCGACGTATAATCGAGGAATCTCAATTTGGGTTAGAACTTAA
- a CDS encoding FkbM family methyltransferase encodes MYENLFSPILDIWTAKRLRTEGYYQISPINPKIQEFQLWLPGNGAFQRKRMRGELEPEVLDLLVNHISPGDTVFDVGSAWGYFALAISTLDTDVYAFEIDEERVRHIEESAERSDLSVTATAGAVGTEILLDEYPTPDVVKMDIEGWEYKALVTAPNLLRAKPTLIIELHSPDVSLAGSHSAEISEIYTLLEEYGYDITELDKRGDNNYHILAQ; translated from the coding sequence TTGTACGAGAATCTCTTCAGTCCTATTCTCGATATTTGGACTGCAAAACGATTGCGGACAGAAGGCTACTATCAGATATCTCCAATCAATCCCAAAATACAAGAATTTCAACTTTGGCTACCTGGAAACGGTGCATTCCAGCGGAAGCGGATGCGGGGGGAGTTAGAACCTGAAGTACTAGACCTGCTAGTCAACCATATTTCTCCGGGTGATACCGTGTTTGATGTTGGTTCTGCGTGGGGATATTTCGCACTTGCAATTAGCACCCTTGACACGGACGTTTACGCGTTTGAAATCGATGAAGAGCGCGTTAGACATATTGAGGAATCTGCGGAGCGATCCGACCTTTCTGTAACTGCGACTGCAGGAGCAGTTGGAACTGAGATACTCCTTGATGAGTATCCAACACCTGATGTAGTGAAGATGGATATTGAAGGGTGGGAATACAAAGCACTCGTGACGGCGCCAAACCTACTACGTGCAAAACCAACACTCATTATTGAGTTACACAGCCCAGATGTGTCGCTTGCAGGCTCACACTCCGCCGAAATTTCCGAAATTTATACACTTCTAGAGGAGTACGGCTATGATATTACAGAACTTGACAAACGTGGCGATAATAACTACCACATACTCGCACAGTAA
- a CDS encoding DUF7351 domain-containing protein: MSEEGLTVETQPAEAVFALLSNDTRIEILRVLAAADGPLPFSELYDRVGLRDSGQFNYHLQKLAGTFIKQGDEGYELTIAGMQVVGALIAGTYTATATLDPIELDDPCPKCGTRSVVVTYNDEHAHVTCTACDEFHNQYSFPPGTLSQYDRAELPAAFDRWIRVLFYHITAGFCVNCAGRLSGSLDAANDPPRFEWRCERCGDIAIAEVSSPVFFHPALQGFLYDRGIGPKETPTWRLFGSDELEITTDDSGVTIAITIDAETLTATIDTTGMVTSVSRTDR, translated from the coding sequence ATGAGCGAGGAGGGACTCACCGTCGAAACCCAGCCTGCAGAGGCCGTCTTTGCACTGCTCTCGAACGATACACGCATCGAAATTCTTCGGGTGCTTGCCGCCGCAGACGGGCCACTGCCGTTCTCTGAACTCTACGACAGAGTCGGGCTGCGCGACTCTGGGCAGTTCAACTACCACCTCCAGAAGCTCGCGGGCACGTTCATCAAACAGGGGGACGAGGGGTATGAACTCACCATCGCGGGCATGCAGGTCGTCGGGGCGCTCATCGCCGGAACCTACACGGCGACCGCAACGCTCGACCCAATCGAACTCGATGACCCGTGCCCAAAATGTGGGACTCGCTCGGTTGTCGTTACCTACAATGACGAACATGCCCACGTCACCTGTACCGCCTGTGACGAGTTTCACAACCAGTACTCGTTTCCACCAGGGACGCTCAGTCAGTACGACCGGGCCGAACTTCCCGCAGCGTTCGACCGCTGGATTCGCGTCCTCTTCTACCACATTACTGCGGGATTTTGTGTGAACTGTGCTGGCCGGCTCTCGGGTTCGCTTGACGCTGCCAACGACCCACCCCGATTCGAGTGGCGGTGTGAACGGTGTGGTGACATCGCCATTGCGGAGGTGTCGTCGCCTGTGTTCTTCCACCCTGCGCTCCAAGGCTTCCTCTACGACCGCGGAATCGGCCCAAAGGAAACGCCAACGTGGCGATTGTTTGGGTCAGACGAACTGGAAATCACTACAGACGACTCCGGCGTGACGATTGCAATTACGATAGACGCCGAAACACTGACGGCGACGATAGATACAACGGGCATGGTCACGAGCGTCAGTCGAACCGACCGGTAA
- a CDS encoding DUF7385 family protein, whose protein sequence is MDSDTYDDLIQSLTPHEAAGGVTTYRNTVRIACPACDKPFDDLVVCEDEYNSLELSRLLDLCVSTHDDDVLLFTHQQ, encoded by the coding sequence ATGGATTCAGACACCTATGACGACCTCATTCAGTCGCTGACGCCCCACGAAGCCGCCGGTGGCGTGACGACCTACCGGAACACGGTGCGCATCGCGTGTCCTGCCTGCGACAAACCGTTCGACGACCTCGTCGTCTGCGAAGACGAGTACAACAGCCTCGAACTGAGTCGGTTGCTCGACCTCTGTGTCTCGACGCACGACGACGACGTGCTGTTGTTCACCCACCAACAGTGA
- a CDS encoding pyridoxamine 5'-phosphate oxidase family protein, producing MNNTHPARMTADEIHELLDHGGSGVLSLARNGDAYAIPISYGFDPGSTRFYFRLGYGKESEKRGYVEHTQTARLVVYENVDEEWNSVIAAGTLREISDDELNLEVVRALRQADLPLLDIFDTPRDELVFSMYALDVAELTGRKTAAHSM from the coding sequence ATGAACAACACGCACCCTGCGAGGATGACAGCGGACGAGATTCACGAACTGCTCGACCACGGTGGCTCGGGTGTGCTTTCGCTTGCAAGGAACGGAGATGCCTACGCGATTCCAATTTCCTACGGCTTCGACCCCGGTTCGACTCGATTCTACTTTCGCCTTGGCTACGGCAAAGAGAGCGAAAAACGCGGCTACGTCGAACACACCCAGACAGCGAGACTTGTCGTGTACGAGAACGTAGACGAGGAGTGGAACAGCGTCATTGCGGCCGGAACGCTGCGCGAGATTTCAGACGACGAATTGAACCTCGAAGTCGTCCGCGCGCTTCGCCAAGCAGACCTGCCGCTGCTCGATATCTTCGACACGCCACGCGACGAACTCGTGTTCTCGATGTACGCCCTCGACGTGGCGGAGTTGACGGGGCGGAAAACGGCTGCTCACTCGATGTAG
- a CDS encoding universal stress protein — protein sequence MYDKILFPTDGSLGMANVLTQCLYQAIQSGATVHVVYIVDVRSYIILPEETQQRIIDLLIEEGQRALATVESRIEAEGEDVPTIYELLQGVPHEAILEYADEEDIDLIVMGTHGRTGEHKRILGSVAEEVVRNADAPVLTVRIREDDVERMREERANAEAADDTEESPRYIE from the coding sequence ATGTACGACAAAATTCTGTTTCCAACTGATGGGAGTCTCGGGATGGCGAACGTACTCACCCAATGTCTCTATCAGGCGATACAAAGCGGCGCGACGGTGCACGTCGTCTACATCGTCGATGTACGGTCGTACATCATTCTCCCCGAGGAAACCCAACAACGCATCATCGACCTGCTCATCGAAGAGGGCCAACGCGCGCTGGCCACGGTCGAATCGCGCATCGAAGCGGAGGGCGAGGACGTTCCAACCATCTACGAACTGCTCCAAGGCGTCCCACACGAGGCGATTCTCGAATACGCAGACGAAGAGGATATCGACCTCATCGTGATGGGGACCCACGGGCGGACGGGGGAGCACAAGCGCATCCTTGGCAGTGTCGCAGAAGAAGTCGTCAGAAATGCAGACGCACCCGTCTTGACAGTGCGGATTCGAGAAGACGACGTAGAGCGGATGCGCGAGGAGCGTGCAAACGCAGAGGCGGCCGACGACACGGAAGAATCGCCGCGCTACATCGAGTGA